In Zingiber officinale cultivar Zhangliang chromosome 8B, Zo_v1.1, whole genome shotgun sequence, a single genomic region encodes these proteins:
- the LOC122014321 gene encoding uncharacterized protein LOC122014321, with the protein MGNAFWPCLKAAAPAVELIFWGGATERITLSRGGAKPLLAGEIMFRFHDHVVCHADSFFIGRPVPALSVGDQLLPGHTYFILPVDRLPDLHDPLTAASLTSLSASRNSPQVAGGRQSPFEYVRGADGRASIKVHPEFVTKLISVCDAEESGALCSTPELKKHYEQLVGSKDRRPWSPKLESIEEKEKEKEKKRRMLHSTSKLLMSPAKLALEKIT; encoded by the coding sequence ATGGGAAACGCCTTCTGGCCATGCCTCAAGGCTGCCGCTCCTGCCGTCGAGCTCATCTTCTGGGGCGGCGCCACTGAGCGGATCACGCTTTCCCGCGGCGGCGCGAAGCCACTCCTCGCCGGCGAGATCATGTTCCGCTTCCACGACCACGTCGTCTGCCACGCCGACTCCTTCTTCATCGGGCGCCCCGTGCCCGCTCTCTCCGTCGGTGACCAGCTCCTCCCCGGCCACACCTACTTCATCCTCCCCGTCGACCGGCTCCCGGACTTGCACGACCCCCTCACGGCCGCGTCGCTGACGTCTCTCTCCGCCTCCCGAAATTCCCCTCAGGTCGCCGGCGGGAGGCAATCTCCGTTCGAGTATGTGAGGGGAGCCGACGGGAGGGCGTCCATCAAGGTACATCCGGAGTTCGTGACCAAGCTGATATCCGTCTGCGATGCGGAGGAGAGCGGCGCTTTGTGCAGTACGCCGGAGCTGAAGAAGCACTACGAGCAGCTGGTGGGGTCGAAGGATCGCCGGCCGTGGTCGCCAAAGTTGGAAAGCatagaggagaaggagaaggagaaggagaagaagaggaggatgcTGCACTCAACAAGCAAGTTATTAATGTCGCCAGCTAAGTTAGCGTTGGAGAAGATTACGTAG
- the LOC122014322 gene encoding two-component response regulator ORR9-like translates to MGVDRQAQFHVLAVDDSLIDRKLIERLLTTSSYQVTTVDSVSKALELLGLREEPGVLSPDSSDKNEIEVNLIITDYCMPGMTGYDLLKRIKGSSSLKDIPVVIMSSENVPSRINRCLEGGAEEFFLKPMQLSDMTKLRPYMQKGKLKEEQQQQSQQQEEKNSNDGNVSHKRKAAMDDDDEVKPEKTRPRLSCSSSAYT, encoded by the exons atgGGTGTTGATAGACAGGCACAGTTTCATGTGTTGGCTGTAGATGACAGTCTCATTGACAGGAAGCTCATTGAGAGGCTCCTCACGACCTCATCCTACCAAG TTACCACAGTGGATTCCGTGAGCAAGGCTCTTGAATTGTTGGGACTGAGAGAGGAACCGGGTGTCTTATCACCTGATTCATCAGATAAGAAT GAGATTGAGGTGAACTTGATCATAACAGATTACTGCATGCCCGGAATGACAGGGTATGATCTTCTCAAGAGAATTAAG GGTTCATCGTCTTTGAAGGACATTCCAGTTGTGATCATGTCCTCTGAGAACGTGCCTTCAAGGATCAATAG ATGCCTTGAAGGTGGAGCAGAAGAGTTCTTTCTCAAGCCCATGCAGCTTTCAGACATGACAAAGCTCAGACCTTATATGCAAAAAGGAAAACTGAAAGAAGAGCAACAACAGCAATCACAACAACAAGAGGAAAAAAACAGCAACGACGGAAATGTCAGTCATAAAAGAAAAGCCGCcatggatgatgatgatgaagttaAGCCTGAGAAAACAAGGCCAAGATTGTCCTGTAGCAGCTCGGCATATACATGA
- the LOC122014319 gene encoding F-box protein At3g54460-like produces the protein MESGYKLCGFLQAVLSAPSPLESLRPGTSCSLFADGPNVGFRTQEDGTLLLPLPSLTAAEASAASTPEKAMAGSRGGAVTPFLKKKKRRMFGLVNGSMSVVHQLQALTARKCLTIGARVVSVSAKEDGEVRAVVLVDLYLPIAIWTGWQFPKSGALAACLFKHASDNWEARNSLIAFSCNVGNGCTSNDQSIWNCYDCGILGCKMHCTLSDSDNSNLFDLHEIFKSLPSIGKERKTQSCRIIPNDKCASPGIWDITDDVLANVLNKLGPKDLVVVASTCHHLRSLATPIIPSMKLKLFPHQEAAVEWMLKREQNAVVLQHPLYMEFLTEDGFSLYMNSVTGEISSGIAPAVCDFRGGMFCDEPGLGKTVTALSLILKTHGTVPDAPHGVEVVWCMHNMDQKCGYYELYANGSNSANFLSARTRSVSQRDEAHCLQSQEKHGSIDNSSCSLRDGSRSVDFEFSVQRAVSSFSKLDELSGSSSLTPHRFMPRRARSLSQVKRNLLNTYGKGITCDRSKICTGNAVGCKSTSDTVKRKLANDKESVFPAISNSYKKPRKEIANSDSSEIWVQCDACRKWRKISERSILDSTAAWFCSMNTDPMHRSCIAAEESWDSKRRITCLPGFYAKGTTHGKEQNISFFISVLKEHFTLINSETSKALKWLANLSQRKLEEMEKNGLTRPIIIAPWEECTREAHGYQKIFQAFGLVRKLEHGTIKWYYPLALDNLAFDSAALRISLTEPFGQNRLYLSKATLIVVPANLVDHWISQIQKHVCPGQLRVFVWIDNKKPSPHNLAWDYDIVLTTFNKLSAEWGPRKRSALMQIHWLRIMLDEGHTLGSSLSLTNKLQMAVSLTASSRWILTGTPTPNTPNSQVSHLQPMLRFLHDEVYGQNQESWEAGILRPFEVKIEEARLRLLDLLKRVMISSRKIDIKNIPPCIRKITFLNFTEEHAASYNELVLTVRRNILMADWNDPSHIESLLNPKQWKFRSRTIRNLRLSCCVAGHIKVTNAGQDIQETMDMLVQKGLDPLSEEYVFIKSSLLNGCSCYRCKESCRLPVITPCQHLLCLDCVALDSCRCTLPGCDNAYEMQSPETLARPENPNPKWPVPKDLIELQPSYKQDNWDPDWQSTCSSKVAYLVERLKVLQETNRKIGSSVEEIDNSKIEIYYSKTNYRFLDLQEAWSLQNSNSCKILTEKVIVFSQFLEHINVIEQQLTVAGVSFARMYSPMHSSNKMKSLMTFQLDPNCMVLLMDGSAALGLDLSFVTNVFLMEPIWDRSMEEQVISRAHRMGATRPISVETLAMHGTIEEQMVKFLQDFSACERTLKQEVGKDEYEGTRAHRTVHDFAESNYLAQLSFVHTNVKA, from the exons ATGGAGTCCGGCTACAAATTATGTGGCTTCCTCCAGGCCGTCCTCTCCGCCCCATCGCCTCTTGAATCCTTGCGTCCCGGCACTTCCTGCTCCCTCTTCGCCGATGGCCCAAATGTCGGGTTCCGTACCCAGGAAGATGGAACCCTTTTGCTTCCCCTCCCCTCTCTGACAGCTGCTGAGGCCTCCGCTGCGTCGACTCCGGAAAAGGCCATGGCTGGATCTCGCGGCGGGGCCGTGACCCcatttttgaagaaaaaaaagcGGAGGATGTTCGGGTTGGTGAATGGGAGCATGAGCGTGGTTCACCAGTTGCAAGCGCTCACCGCCCGCAAGTGCTTGACGATTGGTGCCAGGGTTGTAAGTGTTTCTGCAAAAGAGGATGGGGAGGTGAGGGCAGTAGTGCTGGTTGATTTATACCTGCCGATTGCAATTTGGACTGGCTGGCAGTTTCCCAAATCTGGAGCCCTAGCTGCGTGCCTGTTCAAGCATGCAAG TGATAATTGGGAGGCCAGAAATTCTTTAATTGCTTTCAGTTGTAATGTGGGCAATGGTTGCACTTCAAATGATCAGTCCATTTGGAACTGTTATGATTGTGGTATCTTGGGCTGCAAAATGCATTGTACTCTATCTGATTCTGACAATAGTAATCTATTTGATCTTCATGAAATTTTCAAGAGCTTACCTAGCATTGGAAAGGAAAGGAAGACACAATCTTGTAGGATAATACCTAATGACAAATGTGCAAGCCCAGGTATATGGGATATCACTGATGATGTTTTGGCAAATGTGTTGAATAAGCTTGGGCCAAAGGATCTTGTAGTTGTTGCATCCACTTGTCACCATCTGAGATCATTGGCAACACCTATCATACCTTCTATGAAACTAAAGCTTTTCCCTCACCAGGAGGCAGCAGTTGAATGGATGTTAAAACGAGAGCAGAATGCTGTTGTTTTGCAACACCCTTTGTACATGGAATTTTTGACAGAGGATGGGTTTTCTCTGTACATGAATTCTGTTACCGGTGAAATATCTTCAggaatagctcctgctgtatgtGATTTTCGCGGTGGAATGTTTTGTGATGAACCTGGTTTAGGGAAGACCGTAACTGCATTATCTCTTATCCTTAAAACTCATGGAACAGTTCCTGATGCTCCTCATGGTGTAGAAGTGGTTTGGTGCATGCATAATATGGACCAAAAATGTGGTTATTATGAACTTTATGCCAATGGTTCTAATTCAGCTAATTTTCTGTCAGCGAGAACAAGATCCGTGTCACAAAGGGATGAGGCCCACTGTCTTCAGTCACAAGAGAAACATGGTTCCATTGACAACTCAAGTTGCTCACTGCGTGATGGAAGTAGATCTGTGGATTTTGAATTTTCAGTACAACGTGCAGTTTCCTCTTTCTCAAAGTTGGATGAGTTATCTGGTAGCTCTAGTCTAACCCCTCATAGATTCATGCCTAGGAGAGCTAGGAGCTTGAGTCAAGTTAAGAGAAATCTTTTGAACACATATGGAAAGGGAATAACATGTGACAGAAGCAAAATTTGTACAGGAAATGCTGTTGGCTGCAAAAGTACTTCAGATACTGTAAAAAGAAAACTTGCTAATGACAAAGAATCCGTCTTTCCTGCTATTAGCAATTCTTACAAAAAGCCTAGGAAGGAGATTGCTAATTCTGATTCTAGTGAGATATGGGTGCAGTGTGATGCTTGCAGAAAGTGGCGAAAGATATCTGAGAGAAGTATACTTGATTCTACAGCAGCTTGGTTTTGCAGTATGAACACTGATCCTATGCATCGCAGTTGTATTGCTGCAGAAGAGTCTTGGGACTCTAAAAGAAGAATAACATGTTTGCCTGGATTTTATGCAAAAGGAACGACACATGGGAAAGAGCAAAATATCTCATTTTTCATAAGTGTGCTAAAAGAGCATTTCACATTGATTAATTCTGAAACAAGTAAGGCTTTGAAATGGCTGGCCAATCTCTCACAAAGAAAGTTAGAAGAGATGGAAAAAAATGGTTTGACACGGCCAATTATAATTGCACCCTGGGAAGAATGTACAAGAGAGGCTCATGGGTACCAGAAAATATTTCAAGCATTTGGTCTTGTTAGAAAGCTTGAACATGGCACAATAAAGTGGTATTATCCATTAGCACTTGATAACTTGGCCTTTGATTCTGCAGCACTTAGGATTTCTCTGACTGAACCATTCGGCCAAAATAGGTTGTATTTGTCTAAAGCTACTTTAATTGTTGTCCCAGCAAATCTAGTGGACCACTGGATATCTCAAATTCAGAAGCATGTTTGCCCTGGTCAGCTGCGTGTCTTTGTGTGGATTGACAACAAAAAACCTTCTCCTCACAATCTTGCTTGGGATTATGACATTGTACTAACCACCTTCAACAAGTTAAGTGCAGAATGGGGCCCTCGCAAGAGGAGTGCCCTAATGCAAATTCACTGGCTTAGGATAATGTTAGACGAAGGACATACACTGGGTTCAAGTCTCAGCTTGACAAACAAATTACAGATGGCTGTTTCTTTGACAGCATCAAGTCGATGGATTTTGACTGGTACACCAACCCCAAATACTCCTAATAGTCAAGTATCTCATCTTCAACCTATGCTCAGATTTCTTCATGATGAGGTTTATGGCCAAAATCAGGAATCATGGGAGGCAGGTATACTTAGACCCTTTGAAGTGAAGATAGAAGAAGCAAGGTTACGTCTTCTTGATTTACTTAAGAGGGTTATGATTAGTTCAAGGaaaatagatataaaaaataTTCCTCCTTGCATCAGAAAGataacttttttaaattttactgaaGAGCACGCAGCAAGCTACAATGAATTAGTTCTCACAGTTCGTCGAAATATATTAATGGCTGACTGGAATGATCCTTCTCATATTGAGTCACTTTTGAACCCGAAACAATGGAAATTTCGCAGTAGAACCATTAGGAATCTCAGACTATCTTGCTGTGTTGCTGGACATATCAAGGTGACAAATGCCGGTCAAGATATACAGGAAACAATGGATATGCTGGTACAAAAAGGTCTTGATCCTCTTTCAGAAGAATATGTTTTCATAAAGAGTTCTCTTTTGAATGGTTGTAGTTGCTACAG GTGCAAAGAGTCATGTAGATTACCTGTTATCACACCATGCCAGCATCTGTTATGCCTTGACTGTGTTGCACTGGACAGTTGTAGATGCACCCTACCTGGCTGTGATAATGCTTATGAAATGCAATCTCCAGAAACATTAGCGCGACcagaaaatccaaatccaaagtgGCCTGTTCCCAAGGATCTTATTGAGCTACAGCCATCGTATAAACAG GATAACTGGGATCCAGATTGGCAATCAACATGTAGCAGCAAAGTTGCATACTTAGTAGAGCGGTTAAAGGTTCTACAAGAAACAAACAGGAAAATTGGTTCCTCTGTGGAAGAAATAGATAATAGCAAGATAGAAATTTATTATTCGAAGACAAACTATAGGTTTTTAGATCTCCAGGAAGCTTGGTCCCTGCAGAATAGCAACTCTTGTAAGATATTGACTGAGAAAGTGATTGTTTTTTCTCAATTTCTTGAGCACATAAATGTTATTGAACAGCAG TTGACAGTTGCAGGGGTTTCTTTTGCTAGAATGTACAGTCCAATGCATTCCAGCAACAAG atgAAGTCATTGATGACTTTTCAGCTTGACCCCAATTGCATGGTTTTGCTAATGGATGGAAGTGCAGCCTTGGGTCTAGATTTGAGCTTCGTGACAAATGTATTTCTGATGGAACCTATATGGGATAGAAG CATGGAAGAACAAGTGATTAGTCGTGCCCATCGCATGGGTGCTACTCGTCCAATTAGTGTAGAAACATTGGCAATGCATGGCACCATTGAAGAACAAATGGTCAAATTTTTGCAG GATTTCAGTGCTTGTGAAAGAACACTAAAGCAAGAAGTTGGAAAAGATGAATATGAAGGGACTAGAGCCCATCGTACGGTCCATGATTTTGCAGAAAGCAATTATTTGGCCCAATTAAGCTTTGTGCATACAAATGTAAAGGCATAA